Below is a window of Halolamina sp. CBA1230 DNA.
CCGAAACCCCAGCAGGATCGTTGTACACCGGAATGACCACGGAGACATTGGACTCTCGGGTCACTCGTCTGTTCGCGTTGCGAGTAAGTGAACTTCGTCGTTACGCTGTCGAAGGACCTCCACTGAGAGCCCTCCAGACTCCAACACATCGGTCACCTCGGATTGTTCAACGTGGCTGGGATGTACCTCCACTAGAACGATCCTCGCGTTTCGGAGTCCATTGTCGAACCCTTCGAGTACATCGAGTTCTCCCCCTTCGACGTCGATTTTCATCACGTCCGGAAGGGGAAGGGACTCCTCTCGGGCCAGTTCGTCGCCCGGAACGACATTCACGTCGATGGATTCGGAACTTGTGGAGGTGTTCTGAAGTGAGAATGTACCGACCCCGGCAACGCTTTGATCCGACTCCGGGGGCGCTAAGCTGGCCTTCTCTCGGTGCTCACCGAGAGCGTATTTCACGATGGTAGCATCGATACCGTTCAGCTGGCAGTTTTTCTGTGCTCGTCGAGCGTTGTCAGGAAACGGTTCGACTGCGATAGTTCGCTCCACCTTCTGTCCGACGTAGCACGAATAAGT
It encodes the following:
- a CDS encoding FkbM family methyltransferase, with protein sequence MRFLDSENLERYEPPFTRRMANSVFSSITDHLEWRLLQLRYRLNSGTVKRSVGEIESSFNVDSFREFLRVTDYQDEDFVIECLLERVRPDDVFWDIGANIGTYSCYVGQKVERTIAVEPFPDNARRAQKNCQLNGIDATIVKYALGEHREKASLAPPESDQSVAGVGTFSLQNTSTSSESIDVNVVPGDELAREESLPLPDVMKIDVEGGELDVLEGFDNGLRNARIVLVEVHPSHVEQSEVTDVLESGGLSVEVLRQRNDEVHLLATRTDE